From the genome of Streptomyces sp. NBC_00659, one region includes:
- a CDS encoding chorismate-binding protein, whose translation MLDLPPLARFGGLVATGLLDVTSDPAALDSSGFWAVSADFEGRLTCARFRDVREEPVPAPVPGRWHGPAAGDWTSSLDRAAYTAGVRRIREHIAAGEVYQANLCRVLSAPVPADADVDALTALLARGNPAPYAGTIRLPDHGVEIATASPELFVRRAGRSVESGPIKGTGRTEADLLDKDYAENVMIVDLVRNDIGQVCATGTVTVPDLCVVEKHPGLVHLVSTVGGELREGVGWPGLLSAAFPPGSVTGAPKSSALRIIDALETAPRGPYCGGIGWVDADRGTGELAVGIRTFWIDRADGVLRFGTGAGITWGSDPEGEWRETELKASRLLAVASGTYDAGDGTLTD comes from the coding sequence GTGCTCGATCTGCCTCCTCTCGCCCGCTTCGGCGGCCTCGTAGCAACCGGTCTCCTCGATGTCACCAGCGATCCCGCGGCCCTGGACTCGTCCGGCTTCTGGGCCGTCTCGGCCGACTTCGAAGGGCGGCTGACCTGCGCCCGCTTCCGCGACGTACGAGAGGAGCCGGTGCCCGCGCCGGTGCCCGGACGTTGGCACGGCCCGGCGGCCGGTGACTGGACGTCGTCCCTCGACCGCGCCGCGTACACCGCCGGTGTCCGGCGGATCCGGGAGCACATCGCGGCCGGCGAGGTCTATCAGGCGAACCTCTGCCGCGTGCTCTCCGCGCCCGTCCCGGCCGACGCCGACGTCGACGCGCTGACCGCTCTGCTGGCCCGCGGCAACCCGGCACCGTACGCGGGAACGATTCGGCTGCCGGACCACGGTGTCGAGATAGCCACCGCCTCCCCGGAACTCTTCGTGCGCCGCGCGGGCCGCTCCGTCGAGTCGGGCCCCATCAAAGGCACCGGACGTACCGAGGCGGATCTCCTGGACAAGGACTACGCCGAGAACGTGATGATCGTGGACCTCGTCCGCAACGACATCGGCCAGGTCTGCGCCACCGGCACCGTGACCGTGCCCGACCTGTGCGTCGTCGAGAAGCACCCGGGGCTCGTGCACCTCGTCTCCACCGTCGGCGGCGAACTGCGCGAGGGCGTCGGCTGGCCCGGACTCCTGTCCGCCGCCTTCCCGCCCGGTTCCGTCACCGGCGCGCCCAAGTCCAGCGCCCTGCGGATCATCGACGCCCTGGAGACCGCGCCGCGCGGCCCGTACTGCGGAGGTATCGGCTGGGTCGACGCCGACCGCGGCACCGGCGAGCTGGCCGTGGGCATCCGTACGTTCTGGATCGACCGTGCCGACGGCGTCCTGCGCTTCGGCACGGGGGCCGGCATCACCTGGGGGTCCGACCCCGAGGGGGAGTGGCGGGAGACCGAGCTGAAGGCGTCCCGGCTGCTCGCGGTAGCGTCGGGAACGTACGACGCGGGTGACGGGACCCTCACCGACTGA
- a CDS encoding phosphotransferase family protein, with protein MTVPSLVSALAAAARGAAHPAAVPGPRGACSCGAEDTLLADRDDGTVVRHGGIVAKAHAPDTEPRALARRVAAATRLPGILLPPSDPVPAGLLGRRVTLWPYGAPVDPDTPEAAPWEAAATLLARLHRAPAPDGLPPMRGPVKAVRAMARMRAAGPHPAAAPVLRAWAALPGWARAEAPMPDATTLCHGDLHLGQLVRHPAPDGPWLLIDVDDLGVGTPAWDLARPAAWYACGLLPPDEWFRFLAAYRDAGGPAVPADGDPWPALDVAARALTVQTAALAVAKSAAAERPLDEVQRAVVDACDRMSAIPPELTRGFAT; from the coding sequence GTGACCGTACCCAGCCTGGTGTCCGCGCTCGCCGCCGCGGCGCGCGGCGCGGCCCACCCGGCGGCTGTGCCCGGCCCCCGCGGAGCCTGCTCCTGCGGCGCCGAGGACACACTCCTCGCGGACCGTGACGACGGCACCGTGGTCCGTCACGGCGGCATCGTCGCCAAGGCCCACGCCCCGGACACGGAACCCCGCGCGCTCGCCCGCCGTGTCGCCGCGGCCACGCGCCTCCCCGGCATCCTCCTGCCGCCGTCGGACCCGGTCCCCGCCGGCCTCCTCGGCCGCCGGGTGACCCTCTGGCCGTACGGCGCTCCCGTCGATCCCGACACCCCGGAGGCGGCCCCCTGGGAGGCGGCGGCGACCCTGCTGGCCCGGCTGCACCGGGCTCCCGCCCCGGACGGGCTGCCGCCCATGCGGGGGCCCGTCAAGGCCGTCCGCGCGATGGCCCGGATGCGCGCGGCCGGCCCGCACCCGGCCGCAGCCCCGGTCCTGCGGGCCTGGGCCGCCCTGCCCGGCTGGGCGCGGGCCGAGGCCCCGATGCCGGACGCCACGACCCTGTGCCACGGCGACCTGCACCTCGGCCAGCTCGTACGCCACCCCGCGCCGGACGGTCCCTGGCTTCTCATCGACGTCGACGACCTGGGCGTCGGCACGCCGGCCTGGGACCTGGCCCGCCCCGCAGCCTGGTACGCCTGCGGGCTGCTGCCGCCCGACGAGTGGTTCCGCTTCCTGGCCGCCTACCGGGACGCCGGCGGCCCCGCCGTGCCCGCCGACGGCGATCCGTGGCCCGCCCTGGACGTCGCGGCCCGCGCCCTCACCGTGCAGACCGCGGCCCTCGCGGTCGCCAAATCCGCAGCCGCGGAACGGCCGTTGGACGAGGTGCAGCGGGCCGTGGTCGACGCCTGTGACCGGATGAGTGCCATCCCGCCCGAGTTGACCCGAGGTTTCGCGACGTAG
- a CDS encoding TFIIB-type zinc ribbon-containing protein, with the protein MQCPKCHAQMHTYNRNGVQIEQCSGCRGIFLDYGELEALTRVESQWSQPAAPPQGAPQAYPSAPAPAWGAPQHGGGHGGHYGGHGGHQRHKSFGHMLFSS; encoded by the coding sequence ATGCAGTGTCCGAAATGCCATGCGCAGATGCACACGTACAACCGCAATGGCGTCCAGATCGAGCAGTGCAGCGGCTGCCGAGGGATATTCCTCGACTACGGCGAGCTGGAGGCCCTGACCCGCGTGGAGTCGCAGTGGTCCCAGCCCGCGGCGCCGCCCCAGGGCGCCCCGCAGGCGTACCCGTCCGCTCCGGCTCCCGCGTGGGGCGCCCCGCAGCACGGCGGCGGTCACGGAGGCCACTACGGCGGTCACGGCGGCCACCAGCGCCACAAGAGCTTCGGCCACATGCTCTTCTCGTCCTGA
- a CDS encoding TrmH family RNA methyltransferase — MADLITVENPDDPRLRDYTGLTDVELRRKREPAEGLFIAEGEKVIRRAKDAGYEMRSMLLSAKWVDVMRDVIDELPAPVYAVSPELAEQVTGYHVHRGALASMQRKPLPTADELLRSARRVVVMESVNDHTNIGAIFRSAAALGMDAVLLSPDCADPLYRRSVKVSMGAVFSVPYARLDTWPKGLESVRDAGFDLLALTPDEKARSLDEAAPHTMDRVALMLGAEGDGLSTRALMAADEWVRIPMAHGVDSLNVGAAAAVAFYAVATGRPAS; from the coding sequence GTGGCCGATCTCATCACCGTCGAGAACCCCGACGACCCTCGTCTGCGCGACTACACGGGCCTGACCGACGTGGAACTGCGCCGCAAGCGCGAACCCGCCGAGGGTCTGTTCATCGCCGAGGGCGAGAAGGTCATCAGACGGGCCAAGGACGCCGGCTACGAGATGCGCTCGATGCTGCTGTCCGCGAAGTGGGTCGACGTCATGCGCGACGTCATCGACGAACTCCCGGCACCCGTCTACGCGGTCAGCCCCGAGCTCGCCGAGCAGGTCACCGGCTATCACGTGCACCGGGGAGCGCTCGCCTCGATGCAGCGCAAGCCGCTGCCGACGGCGGACGAACTGCTGCGGTCCGCGCGCCGGGTCGTCGTCATGGAGTCGGTCAACGACCACACCAACATCGGCGCCATCTTCCGGTCCGCCGCCGCCCTCGGCATGGACGCGGTGCTGCTCTCCCCGGACTGCGCGGACCCCCTCTACCGCCGCTCGGTGAAGGTGTCGATGGGCGCGGTGTTCTCGGTCCCGTACGCCCGTCTCGACACCTGGCCCAAGGGCCTGGAGTCGGTGCGCGACGCCGGGTTCGACCTGCTCGCCCTCACCCCGGACGAGAAGGCGAGGTCCCTCGACGAGGCCGCCCCGCACACGATGGACCGGGTCGCGCTGATGCTGGGCGCGGAGGGCGACGGGCTGTCCACCCGGGCCCTGATGGCGGCCGACGAATGGGTGCGCATCCCGATGGCGCACGGCGTCGACTCCCTGAACGTCGGCGCGGCGGCCGCGGTCGCCTTCTACGCGGTGGCGACGGGCCGTCCCGCGAGCTGA
- a CDS encoding serine/threonine-protein kinase yields the protein MDMAMMRLRREDPRVVGSFRLHRRLGAGGMGVVYLGSDRRGQRVALKVIRPDLAEDQEFRSRFAREVSAARRIRGGCTARLVAADLEADRPWFATQYVPGPSLHDKVAEEGPLSAADVAAVGAALSEGLVAVHEAGVVHRDLKPSNILLSPKGPRIIDFGIAWATGASTLTHVGTAVGSPGFLAPEQVRGVAVTPATDVFALGATLAYAATQDSPFGQGSSEVMLYRVVHEEPHLHGVPDALAPLVRACLAKDPEERPSTLQLSLRLKEIAAREAQGMVDARPPAPRSDPDRPTGRLAEQYAEQRTQRRPGTTPPPRAGGTNGGSRSGSRPAPARNTGRTGNRPAPRSGAGRPGPRTTGTGRRPANPRLLRQRLFVFVVVTLLVALGIAAAQGCQGPSRGLDDGPRGGVHQEQSASGRLPAGDAITDPYGSAHRAES from the coding sequence ATGGACATGGCGATGATGCGCCTGAGGCGCGAGGACCCGCGTGTCGTCGGCTCGTTCAGGCTTCACCGACGGCTCGGCGCGGGGGGTATGGGGGTCGTCTACCTGGGCTCCGACCGGCGCGGCCAGCGGGTCGCACTGAAGGTGATCCGGCCTGATCTGGCGGAGGATCAGGAGTTCCGTTCCCGGTTCGCGCGCGAGGTCTCGGCGGCCCGGCGGATCAGGGGCGGCTGCACGGCACGGCTCGTCGCCGCCGACCTGGAGGCGGACCGGCCGTGGTTCGCCACCCAGTACGTGCCCGGTCCCTCCCTGCACGACAAGGTCGCCGAGGAGGGTCCGCTGTCGGCCGCCGACGTGGCCGCCGTGGGTGCCGCCCTCTCCGAGGGGCTGGTCGCGGTGCACGAGGCCGGGGTCGTCCACCGTGACCTCAAGCCGTCCAACATCCTGCTGTCCCCGAAGGGGCCGCGGATCATCGACTTCGGTATCGCGTGGGCGACCGGGGCGAGCACCCTCACCCACGTCGGCACGGCGGTCGGCTCCCCGGGCTTCCTGGCGCCGGAGCAGGTACGCGGCGTCGCCGTCACCCCGGCCACGGACGTGTTCGCGCTCGGGGCCACGCTCGCGTACGCGGCGACCCAGGACTCACCCTTCGGTCAGGGCAGTTCCGAGGTGATGCTCTACCGGGTGGTGCACGAGGAGCCGCATCTGCACGGGGTCCCGGACGCGCTCGCCCCGCTCGTCCGGGCCTGTCTGGCGAAGGACCCCGAGGAACGGCCCAGCACCCTCCAACTGTCCCTGCGGCTCAAGGAGATCGCCGCCCGCGAGGCCCAGGGCATGGTGGACGCACGGCCGCCCGCGCCACGCTCGGATCCGGACCGGCCGACGGGACGCCTGGCCGAGCAGTACGCCGAGCAGCGCACCCAGCGGCGGCCGGGGACCACTCCCCCACCGCGCGCCGGCGGGACGAACGGCGGATCGCGGTCGGGTTCGCGTCCGGCGCCCGCCCGCAACACCGGCCGCACCGGGAACAGGCCCGCGCCCCGCAGCGGCGCCGGACGGCCCGGTCCGCGCACCACCGGCACCGGCAGGCGGCCCGCCAATCCGCGGCTGCTGCGCCAGCGGCTCTTCGTGTTCGTGGTGGTGACACTGCTGGTCGCGCTCGGTATCGCGGCGGCGCAGGGGTGCCAGGGGCCGTCCCGCGGACTCGACGACGGGCCGCGGGGCGGCGTACACCAGGAACAGTCGGCGTCCGGGCGACTGCCCGCAGGCGACGCGATCACCGATCCGTACGGAAGCGCGCACCGAGCGGAAAGCTAG